A genomic region of Streptomyces rimosus contains the following coding sequences:
- a CDS encoding phosphopantetheine-binding protein produces MALTLEQLRKDVADVLGEDPADIPDDENLVDYGLDSVRLMALAGRWNRDHGIEVAVADLSEEPALEKWAVLLGTTG; encoded by the coding sequence ATGGCACTGACGCTGGAACAGCTGCGCAAGGACGTCGCCGACGTCCTCGGCGAGGACCCCGCCGACATCCCCGACGACGAGAACCTCGTCGACTACGGCCTCGACTCGGTACGCCTGATGGCCCTGGCCGGCCGCTGGAACCGCGACCACGGCATCGAGGTCGCCGTCGCCGACCTGTCGGAGGAACCCGCCCTGGAGAAGTGGGCGGTGCTGCTCGGCACCACCGGCTGA
- a CDS encoding isochorismatase family protein: protein MALPAIAPYPMPSAGDLPANRVDWKADPSRAVLLVHDLQNYFLSAYRTEESPVTDLLRNVAALKEQAARLGIPVLYTAQPGGQTPAERGLQQDFWGPGLPADEHAAAIADAVAPGPDDTVLTKWKYSGFVRTDLAERMRGLGRDQLVITGVYAHIGVMMTACDAWMRDLQAFLVADAVADFSAEDHAMALRWAAGKCAVVTTTATVFEGK, encoded by the coding sequence ATGGCCCTGCCCGCCATCGCCCCCTACCCCATGCCGTCCGCCGGCGACCTGCCCGCGAACCGCGTGGACTGGAAAGCCGACCCGTCGCGCGCCGTCCTGCTCGTCCACGACCTGCAGAACTACTTCCTGTCGGCGTACCGGACCGAGGAGTCGCCGGTCACGGACCTGCTGCGCAACGTCGCCGCCCTCAAGGAGCAGGCCGCCCGGCTCGGCATCCCCGTCCTCTACACCGCGCAGCCCGGCGGCCAGACCCCCGCCGAACGCGGCCTCCAACAGGACTTCTGGGGCCCGGGCCTGCCCGCCGACGAGCACGCGGCGGCCATCGCCGACGCGGTCGCCCCCGGCCCGGACGACACCGTGCTGACCAAGTGGAAGTACAGCGGCTTCGTCCGCACCGACCTGGCGGAGCGGATGCGCGGCCTCGGCCGCGACCAGCTCGTGATCACCGGTGTCTACGCCCACATCGGCGTCATGATGACCGCCTGCGACGCCTGGATGCGCGACCTCCAGGCGTTCCTGGTGGCCGACGCGGTGGCCGACTTCTCGGCCGAGGACCACGCGATGGCGCTGCGCTGGGCGGCCGGCAAGTGCGCCGTGGTCACCACCACCGCCACCGTCTTCGAAGGAAAGTGA
- a CDS encoding (2,3-dihydroxybenzoyl)adenylate synthase: MTDQYAYARSHAPTWPEEFAERYRAAGWWRGETFSGMLRERAAAHPDRIAVVDPAGEGRRWTYGELDRRATRLAAGLHARGIVRGDRVVVQLPNVAEFFEVVFALFRLGALPVFALPAHRETEIRYFCEFTGAAAYVIAAEHGGFDYRELAATVRDQVPGLRHVLVTGGDAGPFEALADVPADPPADGPAWAEPAPHDLAFLQLSGGSTGVPKLIPRTHDDYIYSLWGSNELCGVDENSVYLCVLPAAHNFPLSSPGTLGALYAGARVVLCPQPTPDVAFPLIERERVTLTGLVPPLALVWTEAAPGTPYDLSSLDVLLVGGAKFSEEAARRVRPTLGCTLQQVFGMAEGLVNYTRLDDPEETIVTTQGRPISPDDEIRVVDDEDNDLPVGETGHLLTRGPYTIRGYWKAPEHNARSFTADGFYRTGDVVRLTPTGHLVVEGRAKDQINRGGEKVAAEEVENHLLAHPAVHDANVVAEPDPYLGERTCAYVILRDGAAPVKPVEIKKFVRTRGLAAYKVPDRVVFVDAFPQTGVGKISKKDLRSAATRTAEPS, from the coding sequence GTGACCGATCAGTACGCCTACGCCCGTTCGCACGCCCCCACCTGGCCCGAGGAGTTCGCCGAGCGCTACCGCGCCGCGGGCTGGTGGCGCGGCGAGACGTTCTCCGGGATGCTGCGCGAGCGGGCCGCCGCCCACCCCGACCGTATCGCCGTCGTCGACCCGGCCGGCGAGGGCCGCCGCTGGACGTACGGCGAACTGGACCGCCGTGCCACCCGGCTGGCCGCCGGACTCCACGCGCGCGGCATCGTGCGCGGCGACCGGGTCGTCGTCCAGCTCCCCAACGTCGCCGAGTTCTTCGAGGTCGTCTTCGCCCTCTTCCGCCTCGGTGCCCTGCCGGTCTTCGCGCTGCCCGCCCACCGCGAGACCGAGATCCGCTACTTCTGCGAGTTCACCGGCGCCGCCGCCTACGTCATCGCCGCCGAACACGGCGGCTTCGACTACCGCGAACTGGCCGCGACCGTACGGGACCAGGTCCCCGGCCTGCGGCACGTCCTCGTCACCGGCGGCGACGCGGGCCCCTTCGAAGCCCTCGCCGACGTACCGGCCGACCCGCCCGCCGACGGCCCGGCATGGGCCGAACCGGCACCCCACGACCTGGCGTTCCTCCAGCTCTCCGGCGGCAGCACCGGCGTCCCCAAGCTCATCCCGCGCACCCACGACGACTACATCTACTCGCTGTGGGGCTCCAACGAACTGTGCGGCGTCGACGAGAACAGCGTCTACCTGTGCGTGCTGCCCGCCGCCCACAACTTCCCGCTGTCCTCGCCCGGCACCCTCGGCGCACTGTACGCGGGGGCCCGCGTCGTGCTGTGCCCGCAGCCCACCCCCGACGTGGCGTTCCCGCTCATCGAGCGCGAACGCGTCACCCTCACCGGACTCGTTCCGCCGCTGGCCCTGGTCTGGACGGAGGCCGCGCCCGGCACGCCGTACGACCTGAGCAGCCTCGACGTCCTGCTCGTCGGCGGCGCCAAGTTCAGCGAGGAAGCCGCCCGGCGGGTACGGCCCACCCTCGGCTGCACCCTCCAGCAGGTCTTCGGCATGGCCGAGGGCCTGGTGAACTACACCCGGCTGGACGACCCCGAGGAGACCATCGTCACCACCCAGGGCCGCCCCATCTCCCCGGACGACGAGATCCGCGTCGTGGACGACGAGGACAACGACCTGCCCGTCGGCGAGACCGGCCATCTGCTCACCCGCGGCCCGTACACCATCCGCGGCTACTGGAAGGCGCCCGAGCACAACGCCCGCTCCTTCACCGCCGACGGCTTCTACCGCACCGGCGACGTCGTCCGGCTCACCCCCACCGGGCACCTGGTCGTCGAGGGCCGCGCCAAGGACCAGATCAACCGCGGAGGCGAGAAGGTCGCCGCCGAGGAGGTCGAGAACCACCTGCTCGCCCACCCCGCCGTGCACGACGCCAACGTGGTCGCCGAGCCCGACCCGTACCTGGGCGAACGCACCTGCGCGTATGTGATCCTGCGGGACGGCGCCGCACCGGTGAAGCCGGTCGAGATCAAGAAGTTCGTCCGCACCCGCGGCCTGGCCGCCTACAAGGTGCCCGACCGCGTCGTGTTCGTGGACGCCTTCCCGCAGACCGGCGTCGGCAAGATCTCCAAGAAGGACCTCCGGTCCGCCGCCACCCGCACCGCCGAACCGTCCTGA
- the dhbC gene encoding isochorismate synthase DhbC: MPTAPEVATHVPLAEPAHPAVGAATALLDAYTPGARFLGTPTRTLLGQGTHSEVPHDERPLPQRVAATLDAARADGHGAPFVVGAVPFDQSAPAALTVPGSVRTAPPLTADPLIALPADPPAAAAWDIRPVPEPEVYGAGVAAAVERMWRGEFSKVVLARTLELTTPDPLDIPAMLQRLARRDPSGYTFALPTAPGRTLLGASPELLVSRRGDRVVANPLAGSTPRSDDLAEDVRRAAALLESAKDLHEHAVVVDAVHRALAPYCTDLTVPARPTLLRTATMWHLSTTVTGTLAAPDTSALELACALHPTPAVCGTPTDTARQVITDTEPFDRGFFTGMVGWGDASGDGEWVVTIRCAEAEERSLRLYAGAGVVAASEPAAETAETGAKFRTFLSAVGAEL; this comes from the coding sequence GTGCCGACGGCACCCGAAGTCGCCACGCACGTCCCCCTTGCCGAGCCGGCCCACCCGGCCGTCGGAGCCGCCACCGCTCTCCTGGACGCCTACACCCCCGGCGCCCGCTTCCTCGGCACGCCCACCCGCACCCTCCTCGGGCAGGGCACCCACAGCGAGGTCCCGCACGACGAACGCCCCCTGCCGCAGCGGGTCGCCGCCACCCTCGACGCCGCACGGGCCGACGGCCACGGCGCGCCGTTCGTCGTCGGCGCGGTGCCCTTCGACCAGAGCGCGCCCGCGGCGCTCACCGTGCCCGGCAGCGTACGGACCGCGCCGCCGCTCACCGCCGACCCGCTGATCGCGCTGCCCGCCGACCCGCCCGCCGCGGCCGCGTGGGACATCAGACCCGTACCGGAGCCCGAGGTGTACGGCGCCGGCGTGGCCGCCGCGGTGGAACGCATGTGGCGCGGCGAGTTCAGCAAGGTCGTCCTGGCCCGCACCCTCGAACTCACCACCCCCGACCCGCTCGACATCCCCGCCATGCTCCAGCGCCTGGCCCGCCGCGACCCCTCCGGCTACACCTTCGCGCTGCCCACCGCCCCCGGCCGCACCCTCCTCGGCGCCAGCCCCGAACTGCTGGTCTCGCGCCGCGGCGACCGCGTCGTCGCCAACCCCCTGGCCGGCTCCACCCCGCGCAGCGACGACCTGGCCGAGGACGTGCGCCGCGCCGCGGCGCTCCTGGAATCCGCCAAGGACCTGCACGAACACGCCGTCGTCGTGGACGCGGTGCACCGCGCCCTCGCCCCGTACTGCACCGACCTGACCGTCCCCGCCCGGCCCACCCTGCTGCGCACCGCCACCATGTGGCACCTGTCCACCACCGTCACCGGCACCCTCGCCGCCCCGGACACCTCCGCGCTGGAACTGGCCTGCGCCCTGCACCCCACCCCCGCCGTCTGCGGCACCCCCACCGACACCGCCCGCCAGGTGATCACCGACACCGAACCGTTCGACCGCGGCTTCTTCACCGGCATGGTGGGCTGGGGCGACGCGTCCGGCGACGGCGAATGGGTGGTGACCATCCGCTGCGCCGAGGCCGAGGAGCGCTCCCTTCGCCTGTACGCGGGCGCGGGCGTCGTCGCCGCCTCCGAGCCGGCCGCCGAGACCGCCGAGACCGGCGCCAAGTTCCGTACCTTCCTCAGCGCCGTCGGAGCCGAGCTGTGA